The following coding sequences lie in one Cronobacter universalis NCTC 9529 genomic window:
- the yaiA gene encoding protein YaiA encodes MPTRPPYPREARVVPVEKGVPGKTVTSYQLRADHPEPDSLISEHPTEQEALDAKRRYEDPDKS; translated from the coding sequence TGCCGACCAGACCCCCTTATCCGCGCGAGGCGCGCGTGGTTCCCGTTGAAAAAGGCGTGCCGGGCAAGACGGTCACCAGTTATCAGCTGCGCGCCGATCACCCCGAGCCCGATTCGCTCATCAGCGAACATCCCACCGAACAGGAAGCGCTGGACGCCAAGCGCCGTTACGAAGATCCGGATAAATCCTGA
- a CDS encoding AroM family protein: MRATLAILTIGVVPVSEVLPLLTEHIDEQQITHISLMGKLSRAEAMEDYGVAGQEEALITMLSDGEKATVSKAKTERALQSVIEVLDNQGYDVILLMSTQRFSGLRARNAILLEPERIIPPLVASIVDGHQVGVIVPIPELMDIQAQKWQVLENPPLYSLSNPFYGTEDELVGAGRDLLTRGADVLLLDCLGFHQKHRDLLQKALDVPVLLSNVLVARLASELLI; this comes from the coding sequence ATGCGTGCGACTCTGGCCATACTTACCATCGGCGTAGTGCCTGTCAGCGAGGTTCTGCCGCTGTTAACCGAACATATCGACGAACAGCAAATTACCCATATCAGCCTGATGGGGAAACTGTCGCGCGCAGAGGCGATGGAAGATTATGGCGTGGCGGGCCAGGAAGAGGCGCTCATCACCATGCTGTCCGACGGTGAAAAAGCGACGGTATCGAAAGCCAAAACCGAAAGGGCGCTGCAAAGCGTTATCGAGGTGCTCGATAACCAGGGCTATGACGTTATTTTGTTAATGAGTACGCAGCGCTTCAGCGGCCTGCGTGCGCGCAACGCCATTCTGCTGGAGCCGGAGCGTATTATCCCGCCGCTGGTCGCGTCCATTGTCGACGGACACCAGGTGGGCGTGATTGTGCCGATCCCGGAGTTGATGGATATCCAGGCCCAGAAATGGCAGGTGCTGGAAAATCCGCCGCTGTACTCGCTCTCGAACCCGTTTTACGGCACCGAAGACGAACTGGTCGGCGCCGGGCGCGATCTGCTGACCCGCGGGGCGGACGTGCTGTTGCTCGATTGCCTCGGGTTTCATCAAAAACACCGCGATCTGCTGCAAAAGGCGCTGGATGTGCCGGTGCTCCTTAGTAACGTCCTGGTGGCGCGTCTCGCTTCCGAACTGCTTATCTGA
- the ppnP gene encoding pyrimidine/purine nucleoside phosphorylase, whose protein sequence is MLQSNEYFSGKVKSIGFTSSSTGRASVGVMAEGEYTFGTAQPEEMTVVSGALHVLLPGETEWKTYEAGQVFHVPGHSEFHLQVAEPTSYLCRYL, encoded by the coding sequence ATGCTTCAGAGTAACGAATACTTTTCCGGTAAAGTGAAATCTATTGGCTTCACCAGCAGCAGTACGGGCCGTGCGAGCGTAGGCGTGATGGCGGAAGGGGAATACACGTTCGGCACCGCGCAGCCGGAAGAGATGACGGTGGTGAGCGGCGCGCTGCATGTTCTGCTGCCGGGCGAAACCGAATGGAAAACGTATGAAGCGGGGCAGGTGTTTCATGTGCCTGGGCACAGCGAATTTCATCTGCAGGTGGCCGAGCCGACATCGTATCTCTGCCGCTACCTGTAA